From a single Rodentibacter sp. JRC1 genomic region:
- a CDS encoding SIS domain-containing protein yields the protein MLQNVKDIYSESIQIQISASSLLTENIANASQKVIQCLLGGNKVIACGIKRSYANAQFLVSNLLNRYDIERPSFPSVLLSLESAVGSSLVFDHLAENLYLHQFNAIAKPGDLLLAFAPLGSEKAVLNTIANAVSKEIGVIVLTGSNNDTIQGLLAENDLEISIPTNKESRILENHLFVINAICELIDQTLFPRA from the coding sequence ATGTTACAAAACGTTAAAGATATTTACAGCGAAAGCATTCAAATCCAAATTTCCGCTTCCAGTTTACTCACAGAAAATATTGCCAATGCCAGCCAAAAAGTCATTCAATGCTTACTCGGGGGCAATAAAGTGATTGCTTGCGGCATTAAACGTTCTTATGCGAACGCACAATTCTTAGTATCCAATTTACTTAATCGCTATGATATTGAACGTCCGAGCTTTCCTTCCGTGTTATTAAGTCTAGAAAGTGCGGTCGGATCTTCATTAGTTTTTGATCATTTAGCGGAAAATCTTTATCTGCATCAATTTAATGCTATTGCCAAACCGGGCGATTTACTCCTCGCCTTTGCCCCGCTCGGCTCAGAAAAAGCCGTGCTAAACACGATTGCCAATGCGGTAAGTAAAGAAATCGGCGTCATTGTTCTAACCGGTTCAAATAATGATACGATTCAGGGATTATTGGCAGAAAATGATCTCGAAATTTCCATTCCAACTAATAAAGAAAGCCGTATTTTAGAAAATCATTTATTTGTGATTAATGCGATTTGCGAACTCATTGATCAGACTCTATTTCCAAGAGCTTGA
- the nrdA gene encoding class 1a ribonucleoside-diphosphate reductase subunit alpha, producing MNKSLMVTKRDGTQEQINLDKIHRVITWAAEGLDNVSVSQVELRSHIQFYEGIRTSDIHETIIKAAADLISKDSPDYQYLAARLAIFHLRKKAYGHFDPPRLYDHVKKLVRMGKYDHALLDDYTREEWDEMDGFIDHWRDMTFSYAAVKQLEGKYLVQNRVTGEIYESAQFLYLLVAASLFSKYPAETRLDYVKRFYDATSTFKISLPTPIMAGVRTPTRQFSSCVLIECGDSLDSINATASAIVKYVSQRAGIGINAGAIRALGSEIRGGEAFHTGCIPFYKYFQTAVKSCSQGGVRGGAATVYYPLWHLESESLLVLKNNRGVEDNRVRHMDYGVQLNKLMYQRLIKGGDITLFSPSDVPGLYEAFFADQNKFEELYIKYEQDPNIRKRSVKAVELFSLLMQERASTGRIYIQNVDHCNTHSPFDPMVAPIRQSNLCLEIALPTKPLTHIHDENGEIALCTLSAFNLGKIENLDELEELSDLAVRALDALLDYQDYPILAAKRSSLARRSLGIGVINYAYYLAKHGVRYSDGSANDLTHRTFEAIQYYLLKASMNLAKEQGACEYFNQTTYAQGILPIDTYKKDIDGLTQEPLHYDWETLRKDIQEFGLRNSTLTALMPSETSSQISNATNGIEPPRGHVSVKASKDGILKQVVPEYENLSDSYELLWDIPNNDGYLHLVGIMQKFVDQAISANTNYDPKRFEDGKVPMKVLLKDLLTAYKYGLKTLYYQNTRDGAEDAQEDLDDGCAGGACKI from the coding sequence ATGAATAAAAGCTTAATGGTAACCAAGCGTGACGGCACGCAAGAACAAATCAACCTCGATAAAATTCATCGTGTAATTACTTGGGCGGCAGAAGGATTGGATAACGTTTCCGTTTCACAAGTAGAATTACGTTCACATATTCAATTTTATGAAGGTATTCGAACTTCCGATATTCACGAAACGATCATTAAAGCCGCAGCGGATTTGATCAGTAAAGATTCACCGGATTATCAGTATCTTGCCGCCCGTTTGGCGATTTTCCATTTGCGTAAAAAAGCCTATGGTCATTTTGATCCGCCTCGTTTATATGATCACGTGAAAAAGCTCGTGCGTATGGGAAAATACGATCACGCACTTTTAGACGATTACACTCGAGAAGAATGGGATGAAATGGACGGTTTTATTGATCACTGGCGTGATATGACGTTCTCTTATGCCGCCGTGAAACAACTCGAAGGGAAATACCTCGTCCAAAACCGTGTAACGGGCGAAATCTATGAGTCTGCACAATTTCTCTATTTATTAGTCGCAGCAAGCTTATTCTCAAAATATCCGGCTGAAACCCGTTTAGATTACGTAAAACGCTTTTATGATGCCACTTCCACCTTTAAAATTTCGCTTCCAACGCCAATTATGGCGGGCGTTCGCACCCCTACCCGTCAATTCAGCTCTTGTGTATTAATCGAGTGTGGCGATAGCTTAGATTCTATCAATGCGACGGCTTCGGCAATTGTGAAATATGTCTCACAACGGGCGGGAATCGGTATCAATGCCGGTGCTATTCGTGCCTTAGGCAGTGAAATCCGTGGCGGAGAAGCTTTCCATACCGGCTGCATTCCGTTCTACAAATACTTCCAAACGGCAGTAAAATCTTGTTCACAAGGCGGTGTGCGCGGTGGTGCGGCAACGGTTTATTATCCGTTATGGCATTTAGAATCCGAAAGCCTACTTGTATTGAAAAACAATCGTGGTGTGGAGGACAACCGCGTTCGCCATATGGATTATGGGGTACAATTAAATAAATTAATGTATCAACGCTTAATTAAAGGCGGAGATATTACCTTATTCAGCCCATCAGACGTACCGGGACTTTATGAAGCATTCTTTGCGGATCAAAACAAATTTGAAGAACTTTACATAAAATACGAACAAGATCCGAACATTCGCAAGCGCAGCGTAAAAGCGGTGGAGCTTTTCTCATTGTTAATGCAAGAACGTGCTTCAACAGGTCGTATTTATATTCAAAACGTAGATCACTGTAACACACATTCTCCGTTCGATCCGATGGTCGCACCGATTCGTCAATCTAACTTATGTTTAGAAATCGCCTTACCGACCAAGCCATTAACCCATATTCACGATGAAAACGGTGAAATCGCGCTTTGTACGCTTTCGGCGTTCAACTTAGGCAAAATTGAAAATCTTGATGAATTGGAAGAACTATCAGATCTTGCAGTACGTGCATTAGATGCGCTTTTAGATTACCAAGACTACCCTATTCTTGCCGCTAAACGTAGTTCGCTCGCCCGCCGCTCATTAGGTATTGGTGTGATTAACTATGCCTACTATTTAGCAAAACATGGCGTGCGTTATTCCGATGGCAGTGCAAACGATTTAACTCACCGCACTTTTGAAGCAATTCAGTACTATCTATTGAAAGCCTCAATGAATTTGGCGAAAGAACAGGGAGCATGTGAATACTTCAATCAAACTACCTATGCTCAGGGTATCTTACCAATTGATACCTATAAAAAAGATATTGATGGGCTCACACAAGAACCTTTGCATTATGATTGGGAAACCTTACGTAAAGACATTCAAGAGTTCGGCTTACGTAACTCAACCCTTACCGCATTAATGCCGTCAGAAACTTCCTCACAGATTTCTAACGCTACAAACGGCATTGAACCACCACGTGGTCATGTTAGCGTGAAAGCTTCTAAAGACGGCATCTTAAAACAAGTGGTACCGGAATATGAAAACTTGAGTGATAGCTACGAATTACTTTGGGATATTCCAAACAATGACGGTTACTTACACTTAGTAGGCATTATGCAAAAATTCGTGGATCAAGCCATTTCAGCCAACACCAACTATGATCCGAAACGTTTTGAAGACGGTAAAGTACCGATGAAAGTGTTGCTGAAAGATTTATTAACCGCTTACAAATACGGCTTAAAAACCCTTTACTATCAAAACACCCGTGACGGAGCAGAAGACGCCCAAGAAGATCTTGATGACGGCTGTGCCGGTGGGGCTTGTAAGATTTAA
- the nrdB gene encoding class Ia ribonucleoside-diphosphate reductase subunit beta gives MAYTTFSQTKNDQLKEPMFFGQNVNVARYDQQKYETFEKLIEKQLSFFWRPEEVDVSQDRIDYAALPEHEKHIFISNLKYQTLLDSIQGRSPNVALLPLVSIPELETWIETWTFSETIHSRSYTHIIRNIVNDPSIVFDDIVTNEEIIKRAKDISSYYDDLIRDSQLYGLYGEGTYTVDGKECVVTLRNLKKQLYLCLMSVNALEAIRFYVSFACSFAFAERQLMEGNAKIIKFIARDEALHLTGTQHILNIMAAGQDDPEMAEIAEECKQEAYDLFVAAAEQEKEWADYLFKDGSMIGLNKDILVQYVEYITNIRMQAVGLPLPFQARSNPIPWINAWLVSDNVQVAPQEVEVSSYLVGQIDSKVDTNDFGDFDL, from the coding sequence ATGGCATACACCACTTTCTCACAAACCAAAAACGACCAATTAAAAGAACCGATGTTCTTTGGTCAGAACGTTAATGTTGCACGTTACGATCAACAAAAATATGAGACCTTTGAAAAGCTCATTGAAAAACAACTTTCCTTCTTCTGGCGTCCGGAAGAAGTAGATGTGTCGCAAGATCGTATCGACTACGCCGCATTGCCTGAACACGAAAAACATATTTTCATCAGCAACTTAAAATATCAAACCTTACTAGATTCCATTCAAGGAAGAAGCCCGAACGTGGCATTGTTGCCACTGGTTTCCATTCCTGAATTGGAAACTTGGATCGAAACTTGGACGTTCTCTGAAACCATTCACAGTCGTTCTTACACGCACATTATCCGTAATATCGTGAATGATCCTTCTATCGTGTTTGATGACATCGTTACAAACGAAGAAATTATTAAACGTGCAAAAGATATTTCTTCCTATTACGATGACCTAATCCGCGATAGCCAACTTTACGGTTTATACGGCGAAGGCACTTACACTGTAGATGGAAAAGAATGTGTCGTTACTTTACGTAATCTGAAAAAACAGCTTTACCTTTGCTTAATGAGCGTAAACGCTTTAGAAGCTATTCGTTTCTATGTATCTTTTGCTTGCTCCTTCGCCTTTGCGGAACGCCAATTAATGGAAGGTAATGCGAAGATTATTAAATTTATCGCACGTGATGAAGCCCTACATTTAACCGGTACTCAGCATATTTTAAATATTATGGCTGCCGGTCAAGATGACCCTGAAATGGCGGAAATTGCCGAAGAATGCAAACAAGAAGCCTATGATTTATTCGTTGCCGCGGCAGAACAGGAAAAAGAATGGGCGGATTATCTTTTTAAAGACGGTTCGATGATCGGATTGAATAAAGATATTTTGGTGCAATACGTAGAATATATCACCAATATCCGTATGCAAGCGGTTGGCTTACCACTGCCATTCCAAGCCCGTTCAAACCCGATTCCTTGGATCAACGCTTGGCTTGTATCCGATAATGTACAAGTTGCTCCGCAAGAAGTAGAAGTCAGTTCTTATCTTGTCGGTCAAATTGATTCTAAAGTGGATACCAATGATTTCGGCGACTTTGATCTGTAA
- the dolP gene encoding division/outer membrane stress-associated lipid-binding lipoprotein: protein MKLTPFKKLAFVLGTTIMLQGCVAAVLGGAAAGTKVATDPRTMGTQLDDETLEIKVENAVDKDEQIDAEGRVNAVSYSGRILLIGQVPSESAKETATALAKGVEGVVDVYNELRTGAKISIGQITKDSWITTQVKSKMLIDDRVKTTDVKVITENGEVFLLGNVTQSQADAAADIASRISGVQKVVKVFKYLN from the coding sequence ATGAAATTAACCCCATTCAAAAAACTGGCATTTGTATTAGGCACTACGATTATGTTGCAAGGCTGTGTTGCCGCTGTACTTGGCGGTGCGGCAGCCGGCACTAAAGTGGCAACAGACCCTCGCACAATGGGTACGCAACTAGATGATGAAACCCTTGAAATAAAAGTAGAAAATGCCGTTGATAAAGATGAACAAATTGATGCCGAAGGTCGAGTAAATGCGGTTTCTTACAGCGGACGCATATTATTAATCGGTCAAGTTCCAAGTGAAAGCGCGAAAGAGACCGCAACCGCTCTGGCAAAAGGTGTGGAAGGCGTTGTTGATGTTTACAATGAATTACGCACAGGTGCAAAAATCTCTATCGGTCAAATTACTAAAGACAGTTGGATCACGACACAAGTGAAATCCAAAATGCTGATTGATGATCGTGTAAAAACTACTGATGTGAAAGTTATCACTGAAAACGGTGAAGTCTTTTTATTAGGCAACGTTACCCAATCGCAAGCTGATGCGGCGGCAGACATCGCCAGCAGAATTAGTGGGGTACAGAAAGTAGTTAAAGTATTCAAATATTTGAATTAA